The Mesobacillus boroniphilus region GCAGGGAGTCTCTTCTGCATAAAGGACTGGATAGCGAGCTTGATGGAGCAGCGGATTTACTCATTGTCCCAACAATAGAGGCAGGAAATTTCCTTGGCAAGGCGATTACTTATTTTGCAAAGGGGACGATGGCGGGAATCGTGCTAGGAGCAAAAATACCGCTTGTCTTAAACTCCCGGTCAGATACTGCGGAGGCAAAATTGGCTTCGATTGCACTGGCCGTCGTTGCGGCATCCAATACAAAGGTCAGCGTGTGAAAGATAGGAGAGAGGTATAATGAGAATCCTAGCGATAAATCCAGGCTCCACTTCTACTAAGCTAGCAGTTTATGAAGATGAAAAATTACTTTTTGAAGAAACCATCCGTCATGCTGATGCTGAAATCATCAAGCTGCCAGATTTAGCCGACCAGCTGCCGTACAGGCTTGAATCCATCTTGGGTGCATTACGGATGAATGACTTCAAGCCTTCAGAGCTGGACGCGGTTGTAGGACGGGGTGGAATGCTGAAGCCCATGGACAGTGGAACATATATTGTTGATGAACATCTGCTGGATGATGCACGTTCAGGAAAACATGGCAATCATGCTTCGAATTTGGGATCGATCATCGCAGCGGAAATAGCTGGCACTCATCAAATACCAGCCTTTATAGTTGATCCTGTATGTGTGGATGAACTGATCGTGGAAGCGAGGATTTCCGGTCTGGCTGATATTGAAAGGAAAAGCCATGTTCACGCTCTCAATATCAAGGCAGTTTCCCGTAAAATGGCAGCAGAGCTCGGGAAGGATTTGGATGATACAAGCTTTGTCGTGGCCCATCTAGGGAGCGGCATTTCAGTCGCTGCACTTCGGAAGGGCAGGATCATAGACGTCAATAATGCCGAAAATGAGGGACCATTCTCTCCCGAACGGGCAGGCGGACTCCCAGCAAAACAGCTCGTTCAGCTTTGTTTTTCAGGAAAATACACCGAAAAAGAATTGCTTCAACGAATGACAAGACAGGGTGGAATGTATTCTTATCTTGAAACAAAGAGTGTTATAGAAGTAGAGCAGCAGGCGCAGGATGGGGACAAGGAAGCTGCTATTATTTTAAAAGCAATGGTACATCAGATAGGAAAAGAGATTGGGGCCATGGCCACCGTACTGGAAGGTAAGATGGATGGATTCATCCTTACCGGGGGAATCGCCCATTCAGATATGATTGTACGATTAATTCAGGAGAAAATCAGTTTCCTGGGAAAAGTTTTCGTCCGGCCAGGTGAAGAGGAATTGGAAGCACTGGCTGCAGGTGCTTTTCGAGTGATGATTGGCCAGGAAGACGCGAAAATTTATTAAAAATGCCTGAGCTTATGTGTTTTTCGAGGACACATAAAGGCTCAGGCACTTTTTTTGATTAGAATAATGGAGTTGTTTGCAAAAATAGATTTTAATCGCAAAAAATAGAATTTATTCGCAAAAAACATACTTTTATTCGCAAATATTACGATGTATTCGCAAAAACCATCCTCTTATTCGCTAACTGGAAATTATCGCAGATTTTTTCCAGCGCCAAGTCCATTCTCGTAGATCTTCACATTTCCATAGATCGCAGATAGAATCGGCGCTGCCAAACCCAACTTTTCAGCATTCTCCAGCAAGTAGCCAAAGAGGTGATCTCCTTCTGTAAGAAGGGATTTTTCCATATCACGCTGCAGGGAGGATTTCATTCCATGGCCGATTTCCTTCATTCTCCCCAGGGTGGCCTCCATAGCTCCTGCTGCAAGCGGGGCACCGATTTTCTCCATGATTGCCGCCGTTTCATTAACCAGGCCCTCAATTGTTTTCCAGCCATGCTCTTTTTCGCGAATAGGACCGATTGGGGACCTGAACAGGGAGGTGATGCCGCTTAGTGAAGTGATGAATAAGTATTTGTGCCACATCTCCTGCTCGATTTTTTCAGAAAGGCGGAAGCTTGCTTTCGTTCCATTGAATGTTTCTTCTAGCTGCAAGATTCGCTCCGTTTTTTCGTCATTCCGTTCACCGAAGACCAAATCATGGATTGGGCTGGTTTGGATTATTTTTCCATCCTGAGTCAGGGTCGTCTCGATAAAGCATAGGCCTCCAATTACCTTTTCAGTCCCGAATGCTTCTATCAACACATCAAGATGCGCAATTCCATTCAATAATGGCAAGATCATCGTCTCGTTTCCTACATAAGGCCTGATGTCCTCAACCGCGCCATCCAGATGGTAGGACTTCGTGGAAACAAGCACTACATCAAAGGGTTCCACATTTTCCCCTGATAAAACGGTCTTAGGTTCTGCAAAACGCATATCTCCATGAATGCTTTCCACCACCAACCCATTTGAACGAAGCTGCTGTTTGCGATTTTCTCGCACCAAAAACGTAACATCTTCTCCTTTTTCCAAAAGGCGACCGCCGAAGTAACCGCCAATTGCACCTGCTCCTACGATTAATATTTTCATATCCATCAACCTCCTTGACTATGTAAAAGTGCACGCCTGGAATCAAGCGTGCACCTGGTGTTGTCTTATTAATATGCGAGGAGGGCAGCAAGAAGCCCTCCTGCAGTAATAATGACAATGATAATTTTAGCGAAAAGGGGAAGCTGCTCTTTCCCTTTGTCATTAACCTGTGCTTCCTTCTCATTGACCGATTTGCGGTATTCCGGACTGCAGCATCCGCTCATCGTTATGCCACCTTGTTGTAGTTGGAAATATCTTCATCAAGCGGAATATTATTAGCTCGTGCTTTTTTAGCAGCGTTGAAGAAAATAACTGTGATGACAGCTGTTACGATTAACGCTCCGATATTGGATACTGTCAGCGACTGGCCGAATCCAATTTGAGCATTAAGAATGTAGGAAGTCGTAGCTGCTGTCATGAACATACCAGGAATCATCGCGATCCAGTAATTCTTCTTGGCAATGAACAGGTACATGGCACCAACCCAAAGCGCGATAACCGCTGTTGATTGGTTAGCCCAGGAGAAGTATCTCCAAAGAAGTGTGAAATCCACCTTTGTTAGTGCGAAAGAGATAACGAACAACGGAATCGCAATCCATAGACGGCTAGCAATTTTCTTTTGTGAAAAATTGAAGTAGTCAGCAATGATCATACGCGCGCTACGGAAAGCTGTATCACCTGAAGTGATTGGAAGTACGATTACGCCAAGAACTGCTAGAGTTCCGCCGATTGCGCCAAGCATCAATGTTGAAGCTTCACTTACGATTGCAGCAGGTCCGCCGTTCGCAAGCATGTCGTTCAAGCCGTTGTAGCCATCGAACAGGCTCATCGCAGCTGCAGCCCAGATCATGGCGATGATACCTTCAGCGATCATCATGCCGTAGAAAATCTTGCGGCCGCTCTTTTCATTTTGCGTAGTACGAGAAATGATCGGTGTTTGTGTTGCATGGAAACCTGACAGCGCTCCGCAAGAAATTGTTAAGAATAATAGCGGGAAAATCGCTGCGCCCCCTGGATGGAAATTCGTCAAGGAAAGCTCAGGAATCGGTGCTCCAGTAATTACAAGCATTGAGCCTACTCCGATTGCACTGATTAACAGCAATGCACCGAAAATCGGGTAGAAGCGGCCGATGATTTTATCAACTGGCAGAAGTGTCGCTAAGATATAGTAAATAAAGATTGCCCCGATAATAAGGCCCATTGTAACCTTTCCGTCCATCAAGTTGTGAAGCAAGCCAGCCGGAGCTGTGACGAAAACGGTTCCAACTAATAGTAAAAGAAGAATCGCAAACGCGTTAACAACATGTTTCATGAATTTGCCGAGGAACTTTCCTGCAAGTTCAGGAAGGTGTGCGCCTCTGTTACGGATTGAAATCATACCAGTAAGGTAATCATGGACAGCACCAGCGAAAATTGCGCCAAGAACGATCCAAAGGAAAGCAACCGGTCCATAAAGCGCTCCCATGATCGGCCCGAAAATAGGACCTACACCAGCGATATTAAGAAGTTGGATCAAAGAGTTCTTCGCTGTAGACATCGGCAAATAGTCAACGTCATCCTTATGAGTGAATGCCGGAGTGGAACGAGTCTCGTTCACGCCGAACACCTTTTCTACAAATTTGCCATACGTGAAATAACCAATAATTAAAAGTGCGATACCAGCTAGAAAAGTATACATATGAAACCTCCTCAAAGTAAATTGTATGCGTTTTCATTAAGTATAATAGAGAAGGAGAAATTATGGCTGTTTTGTGAACAAGATGCAAGAATATGAGCCTGAAATGCAAAAAATGTCGATTAAAATGCAAAAAAGCATCCTTAAGATGCTTTAAGAGAATTTATAATTCCAGCTGAATCCTCAATGCTTTTACATAATTACGGCTGACTGATAACATTTCATTGCGGCCTTCGAGTTCCAGTTGATAGGCCCCATTGAACCATGGGGTAAGACGGATAACATAATCCAGATTCACAATATAGCTTTTATGAATGCGGAAAAATGAGTATGCCGTCAGCCTCATTTCAAGATCCTTTAAAGGTATTCTTGTTTCATATTCCCTTGTTTTTGTAATGATTTTTGAATATTTTTCCTCTCTCGAAATGTACAGGATATCCTTCGGGTCGAGATAAATGATCTCTCCATCACCTTCAACGGCAAGCTTGCCAGTTTGCTTGCCTGACTCCTGTTCAGCGGGCATCAGGAAATGCTTCTCAATCCTGAGGACCGTCTCCCTGAGTTGATTCTCGTCATAGGGTTTAAGCAAGTAATCAACTGCTTCATATCTGAAAGCCTCGGCAGCAAATTGAGGATAGGCGGTTGCGAACACAATCAGCGGTGATTTTCTTAATTCCATCAGCGCTTTTGCTGCTTCCATCCCATTCATTTTCGGCATTTCGACATCAAGGAAGACGACATCCGGGTGGAGCTGCAAAGCCTTCATGACCGCAGTTTCACCTGATTCTGCTTCCCCGACAACCTGGATGGAAGGGAAGGACTGCAATAAATGCTTCAATTCATCCCTGCTATATAATTCATCATCAACGATTAGAGTACGTATCATCTTGTCCATCTATAATTCCTCCGCTTGTGGAATTGTAA contains the following coding sequences:
- the buk gene encoding butyrate kinase → MRILAINPGSTSTKLAVYEDEKLLFEETIRHADAEIIKLPDLADQLPYRLESILGALRMNDFKPSELDAVVGRGGMLKPMDSGTYIVDEHLLDDARSGKHGNHASNLGSIIAAEIAGTHQIPAFIVDPVCVDELIVEARISGLADIERKSHVHALNIKAVSRKMAAELGKDLDDTSFVVAHLGSGISVAALRKGRIIDVNNAENEGPFSPERAGGLPAKQLVQLCFSGKYTEKELLQRMTRQGGMYSYLETKSVIEVEQQAQDGDKEAAIILKAMVHQIGKEIGAMATVLEGKMDGFILTGGIAHSDMIVRLIQEKISFLGKVFVRPGEEELEALAAGAFRVMIGQEDAKIY
- a CDS encoding ketopantoate reductase family protein, with the translated sequence MKILIVGAGAIGGYFGGRLLEKGEDVTFLVRENRKQQLRSNGLVVESIHGDMRFAEPKTVLSGENVEPFDVVLVSTKSYHLDGAVEDIRPYVGNETMILPLLNGIAHLDVLIEAFGTEKVIGGLCFIETTLTQDGKIIQTSPIHDLVFGERNDEKTERILQLEETFNGTKASFRLSEKIEQEMWHKYLFITSLSGITSLFRSPIGPIREKEHGWKTIEGLVNETAAIMEKIGAPLAAGAMEATLGRMKEIGHGMKSSLQRDMEKSLLTEGDHLFGYLLENAEKLGLAAPILSAIYGNVKIYENGLGAGKNLR
- a CDS encoding carbon starvation CstA family protein — its product is MYTFLAGIALLIIGYFTYGKFVEKVFGVNETRSTPAFTHKDDVDYLPMSTAKNSLIQLLNIAGVGPIFGPIMGALYGPVAFLWIVLGAIFAGAVHDYLTGMISIRNRGAHLPELAGKFLGKFMKHVVNAFAILLLLLVGTVFVTAPAGLLHNLMDGKVTMGLIIGAIFIYYILATLLPVDKIIGRFYPIFGALLLISAIGVGSMLVITGAPIPELSLTNFHPGGAAIFPLLFLTISCGALSGFHATQTPIISRTTQNEKSGRKIFYGMMIAEGIIAMIWAAAAMSLFDGYNGLNDMLANGGPAAIVSEASTLMLGAIGGTLAVLGVIVLPITSGDTAFRSARMIIADYFNFSQKKIASRLWIAIPLFVISFALTKVDFTLLWRYFSWANQSTAVIALWVGAMYLFIAKKNYWIAMIPGMFMTAATTSYILNAQIGFGQSLTVSNIGALIVTAVITVIFFNAAKKARANNIPLDEDISNYNKVA
- a CDS encoding LytR/AlgR family response regulator transcription factor; protein product: MDKMIRTLIVDDELYSRDELKHLLQSFPSIQVVGEAESGETAVMKALQLHPDVVFLDVEMPKMNGMEAAKALMELRKSPLIVFATAYPQFAAEAFRYEAVDYLLKPYDENQLRETVLRIEKHFLMPAEQESGKQTGKLAVEGDGEIIYLDPKDILYISREEKYSKIITKTREYETRIPLKDLEMRLTAYSFFRIHKSYIVNLDYVIRLTPWFNGAYQLELEGRNEMLSVSRNYVKALRIQLEL